The following coding sequences are from one Paraburkholderia caballeronis window:
- a CDS encoding LysR family transcriptional regulator: protein MTIDGKLFSGVSVLFAVVEAGTIARAAEALGLSPSGVSRALARLEQRVGARLLARTTRTLSLTDEGRRFYEQVGPHLDAIEEAAIEAAGSADRVRGRLRVNIDPYFSRVVLSKHMAKFLARYPELFVELIMRDSVGDLVADGFDLALRFGEPPTGSFVARKLAQTRVVTVASPGYLKAHGKPAHPRDIETRDCIDFYDATNGRPYPWELHRKGEVLSLRVKGRLLTSDSGTLLGACEAGFGIAQIIEIGCEALLRSGRLVELFPGWSDERFPLYAIFPSRLHRAAKVRAFVDFVSEILKANAA, encoded by the coding sequence ATGACGATCGACGGCAAACTGTTCTCCGGGGTCTCCGTTCTGTTCGCGGTGGTGGAGGCGGGCACGATCGCGCGCGCGGCCGAGGCGCTGGGGTTGTCGCCGTCCGGCGTGAGCCGCGCGCTCGCGCGTCTCGAACAGCGCGTCGGCGCGCGTCTGCTGGCGCGCACGACGCGCACGCTGTCGCTGACCGACGAAGGGCGGCGTTTCTACGAGCAGGTGGGGCCGCACCTCGACGCGATCGAAGAAGCGGCGATCGAGGCGGCCGGGTCGGCGGACCGGGTGCGCGGACGGCTGCGCGTGAACATCGATCCGTATTTCTCGCGGGTCGTGTTGTCGAAGCACATGGCGAAATTCCTCGCGCGTTACCCGGAGTTGTTCGTCGAATTGATCATGCGCGATTCGGTGGGCGACCTGGTCGCGGACGGCTTCGACCTCGCGCTGCGTTTCGGCGAGCCGCCGACCGGTTCGTTCGTCGCGCGCAAGCTGGCGCAAACGCGCGTCGTCACCGTCGCGTCGCCGGGCTACCTCAAGGCGCACGGCAAGCCCGCCCATCCGCGGGACATCGAGACGCGCGACTGCATCGACTTCTACGACGCGACGAACGGGCGGCCGTATCCGTGGGAACTGCACCGCAAGGGCGAGGTGCTGTCGCTGCGCGTGAAGGGGCGATTGCTGACGTCGGATTCCGGCACGCTGCTCGGCGCATGCGAGGCGGGTTTCGGCATCGCGCAGATCATCGAGATCGGCTGCGAGGCACTGTTGCGAAGCGGCCGGCTGGTCGAACTGTTTCCGGGCTGGTCCGACGAACGGTTTCCGTTGTACGCGATCTTTCCGTCACGGCTGCATCGCGCGGCGAAGGTGCGGGCGTTCGTCGATTTCGTCAGCGAGATCCTGAAAGCGAATGCGGCGTGA